Part of the Pantoea eucalypti genome is shown below.
CGTGTCGATCTCACCTTCTTATAGCGAAATGATTGGTTGGACCGCCGAAGAGGTGGTGGGCAGGTTAGTACTGGATTTTCTGCATCCCGACGATCATGACGCTGCCACTGAAACACTCTCATGCATCTTTAGCGGGGGAGTATGGCCGGATGTGGTGGAAGTGCGCAAACTGCATCGTGACGGTCACTACATCAATCTGGGCACCAAAGCCTGTGGCGTCACCAATCCTAATACGGGAAAAAACATTGGTGCCGTACTGGTGTCGCGCGACATCACGCGAGACAAAGAGCGGATGCGTGATCTTGAGAAGCTGGCGACCCTGGACACGCTGACCGGCCTGCATAACCGTGCCTGGATCATTGAGAAAGTGGGCGGCATGCTGTCTCAGGTGGAGGATCAGGCCTACACCACAGTGATGTTTATTGATCTTAACGGCTTTAAGGCGGTAAATGATCTGATGGGGCACGCGACGGGCGATGCGCTATTGCAACAGGTGAGTCAACGGCTGCAACGCTGCATGCGTCCCGGAGATTCCGTAGCGCGACTGGGCGGCGATGAGTTTGTCGTGGCAGCAAAGTGTCATAATCGCGAAACCGCATCTGCTATTGCTCAGCGTATTATTGACAGTCTTCAGGCGCCATTTGCTATTAATAATATGGATGTGCGCATCGGCGCAGCGATCGGTATCAGTCTTGCCCGCTTCGGCACGGTATCGGCCAAAATGTTATTCGAAAATGCGGATAAGGCGATGTATCAGGCCAAAGCACGGCGTGATGGTTCTTACCAGTTTTTTGAGTCAGCAGCGCCTTAGCCAATCATCAAGCTGGCGGGAAACGCTCTCTGAATTCTCCATTTCTCCTGCTCCGGCGAACAATCAGCTTACGGTGTCATCACAGTGGTCATAACGCCGTCAAGCCTGGCTGATTAATCCCATTCCTGTCAGACACTATGCCCGTCCTGTTATCCGGGAGAAGGCCAGATCGATATCATGCCCGTCGTGTGCCATCGAATCTGCCTGCCGGATTCGCCTGACGGGTATGCTGCCGTGAACGGCTTTCATTGAAGCTATACACTCCTCCTTTTCCAGCCACTCTTCTCAACGGTGTAATAATCAAGCTTTTAGCCGTGAATGTTTCCAGGTTATTTCATTTTCCTGTCATTTTCATTCTTCACGCTGTGCGTTTTCCTTCATGGATTTTAGAAATATGAAAATAAAAGCGATATCTCTGGTTACCAGTTGTGTGCTCTCTTTATCCACATTCGCGGCGCAGCCGCAGGTGGAACGCTACATCGTCAGTTTTCCGGAAGGAACGCGTGTCAGTTACAACGGCGCGTTCGCCAGTGCATTTCCTCAGGGGTTGCCAGTGGGCATTGGCTCAGGTTTGTTATTTACAGGCAAGGAAGGGGATGCGCTGACATTTGAAACGGTCACCGATCGCGGGCCGAATGCTGATTCGCCTGATGTGGGTAAGAAAGAGTCAAAAATCTTTGTC
Proteins encoded:
- a CDS encoding sensor domain-containing diguanylate cyclase; its protein translation is MNTMIKPSFTAVWSTDAQGICITSQASPAGMMPELKGVTLSSWLRLAQADDDAKVAQKLTAALEELTPFHIEVPIHCLDGKTRRVLLSGLPDSLPGRSHLQYNGFILDVTGQRKALEDALRTAAEYRLLIENSTDLIAHCDAEGRYVSISPSYSEMIGWTAEEVVGRLVLDFLHPDDHDAATETLSCIFSGGVWPDVVEVRKLHRDGHYINLGTKACGVTNPNTGKNIGAVLVSRDITRDKERMRDLEKLATLDTLTGLHNRAWIIEKVGGMLSQVEDQAYTTVMFIDLNGFKAVNDLMGHATGDALLQQVSQRLQRCMRPGDSVARLGGDEFVVAAKCHNRETASAIAQRIIDSLQAPFAINNMDVRIGAAIGISLARFGTVSAKMLFENADKAMYQAKARRDGSYQFFESAAP